In Wenyingzhuangia fucanilytica, the following are encoded in one genomic region:
- a CDS encoding 2-dehydro-3-deoxygalactonokinase, with amino-acid sequence MDIPKYFISCDWGTSNFRLRVVKTDSLEIIKEIKTNQGIKVLYEQFAKQDQLNQTDFFYEYLNNQIKLLPSEHQKHLVISSGMVSSTIGLHELDYANIPFNIDGKNLITKNMKFDNQMNLLLISGVKDDNGVMRGEETQAIGLQEYLQVQPEAILLLPGTHSKHLEYSNNEFTELKSFMTGELFEIISQKSILSNSIKLEDQNHIAENSFLEGVKLGSEGKFSSSLFSIRANDLFGKSTKTENYFFLSGLLIGDELAYLKKETKKVFLAAPLPLSNLYKLALNHLLGSENYVTIEHEIIEKALLIGQKKILENYEE; translated from the coding sequence ATGGATATCCCTAAATATTTTATTAGCTGCGATTGGGGAACTAGTAATTTTAGATTAAGAGTTGTTAAAACAGATTCTTTAGAAATTATAAAGGAGATTAAAACAAATCAAGGTATAAAAGTACTTTATGAACAATTTGCTAAACAAGATCAATTAAATCAAACTGATTTTTTTTATGAATACCTAAATAATCAAATTAAGTTACTTCCTAGTGAACATCAAAAGCATTTGGTTATTTCTTCTGGTATGGTTTCTTCTACCATAGGGCTCCATGAATTAGATTATGCAAACATTCCATTTAATATTGATGGAAAAAATCTAATCACCAAAAACATGAAATTCGATAATCAAATGAATTTGTTATTGATTTCAGGTGTAAAAGATGACAATGGCGTGATGAGAGGTGAAGAGACACAAGCCATTGGTTTACAAGAATATTTACAAGTACAACCAGAAGCTATTTTACTTTTACCTGGTACACACAGCAAACACTTAGAATATTCTAACAATGAATTTACTGAACTTAAAAGCTTTATGACTGGAGAGTTGTTTGAAATTATCTCTCAGAAAAGTATTTTATCAAATTCAATAAAACTTGAAGATCAAAATCATATTGCTGAAAATTCATTTTTAGAAGGAGTTAAGTTAGGGAGTGAAGGAAAATTCTCTTCAAGCTTATTCTCTATAAGAGCTAATGATTTGTTTGGAAAATCAACAAAAACAGAGAATTATTTTTTCCTAAGTGGTTTACTAATAGGAGATGAACTGGCTTACTTAAAAAAGGAAACTAAAAAAGTATTTTTAGCTGCTCCTCTTCCACTTTCAAACCTTTATAAACTTGCCTTAAACCATTTATTAGGTTCAGAAAACTATGTTACCATAGAGCATGAAATAATAGAAAAAGCCTTATTGATAGGTCAAAAGAAAATATTAGAAAATTATGAAGAATAA
- a CDS encoding bifunctional 4-hydroxy-2-oxoglutarate aldolase/2-dehydro-3-deoxy-phosphogluconate aldolase, which produces MKNKSPFNWDSYYKAPIVGIIRNVPLETVLKIAKTYLEANLYTIEITMNTKGAAEIISTLRNNFPELNVGAGTVCTTEDLNNAINAGAQFIVTPTINEEVIKSAVLQETPIFPGAYTPTEIYKAWNLGASAVKVFPATQLGPQYLKDVLAPLNQIKLLPTGGVSSENIKSFFQAGAVGVGMGSSLLDKKLIENEDYIGLRNHFLKISNEINEFINKQS; this is translated from the coding sequence ATGAAGAATAAATCACCTTTTAATTGGGATTCTTACTACAAAGCCCCAATAGTTGGGATTATAAGAAATGTTCCTTTAGAAACCGTTTTAAAAATAGCTAAAACCTATTTAGAGGCAAACTTGTATACCATAGAAATAACTATGAATACTAAGGGAGCTGCAGAAATCATAAGCACCTTAAGAAATAATTTCCCAGAACTTAATGTAGGTGCAGGAACCGTTTGTACTACAGAAGACTTAAATAATGCTATAAATGCAGGAGCACAATTTATAGTTACCCCAACTATAAATGAAGAAGTTATTAAAAGTGCTGTATTACAAGAAACACCAATATTTCCAGGAGCCTATACTCCTACCGAAATATACAAAGCATGGAATTTAGGTGCATCTGCAGTAAAAGTATTCCCTGCAACACAATTAGGACCTCAGTATTTAAAAGATGTTTTGGCTCCATTAAACCAAATAAAACTATTGCCCACAGGTGGCGTATCTTCAGAAAATATTAAATCTTTTTTCCAAGCAGGAGCTGTTGGTGTTGGAATGGGAAGTTCATTACTTGATAAAAAACTAATCGAAAACGAAGATTACATCGGTTTAAGAAATCATTTTCTAAAAATATCAAACGAAATTAACGAATTCATAAATAAACAATCATAA
- a CDS encoding AraC family transcriptional regulator produces MKLILKKPGTEDAFKKLNISKREAPCFDVAWHYHPKFELIYITKSNGLRFVGDNVSPFYPGDLVLVGSYLPHLWRNDSSYYEDDSVKEVETIITKFDLDFLGNDIFNLPDFVDIKKLLDKSKFGVFFGENVSKDLHTKLVNLPKLSYVEQHIEVLSILQKLSQAEETTILSSSDMSQSTTESSERIDTVLRYISDNYATNIDLNDISDIACMTTNSFCRFFKKATNKSFTQFLNEVRIRNASRLLVQDDISVSTVCYAVGYNSITNFNKQFKQIMGVTPKVFREEI; encoded by the coding sequence ATGAAGTTAATTTTAAAAAAACCTGGTACGGAAGATGCTTTTAAAAAGCTAAATATATCAAAAAGGGAAGCCCCGTGTTTTGATGTAGCTTGGCATTATCATCCTAAATTTGAACTTATTTATATTACAAAAAGCAACGGACTTCGCTTTGTAGGAGATAATGTTTCACCATTTTACCCTGGAGATTTAGTCTTAGTTGGTTCATATTTACCTCATTTATGGAGAAATGATTCTTCTTATTATGAAGATGATAGTGTAAAAGAAGTTGAAACAATTATAACAAAGTTTGACTTAGATTTTTTAGGTAATGATATTTTTAATTTACCTGATTTTGTTGATATCAAAAAATTACTTGACAAATCTAAATTTGGTGTTTTTTTTGGAGAAAATGTAAGTAAAGATCTTCATACTAAGCTTGTTAATTTACCTAAGCTATCCTATGTAGAACAACATATAGAGGTACTATCAATTTTACAAAAATTATCACAGGCAGAAGAGACTACTATTCTATCATCTTCTGACATGAGTCAATCTACAACGGAAAGTTCTGAACGCATAGATACCGTGCTAAGATATATATCAGACAATTACGCTACCAACATAGATCTTAATGATATATCTGATATAGCCTGTATGACGACCAACTCATTTTGTAGATTCTTTAAAAAAGCAACAAACAAATCGTTTACTCAATTTTTAAACGAAGTTCGTATTAGAAATGCTTCTAGGTTATTAGTGCAAGATGATATTTCTGTTTCTACTGTTTGTTATGCTGTTGGTTATAACTCCATCACAAATTTTAACAAACAGTTTAAGCAAATAATGGGTGTTACTCCTAAAGTATTTCGCGAAGAAATATAA
- a CDS encoding sulfatase, whose amino-acid sequence MSKMKQINLIKILFFILLQCSYAQKQPNIVFLFVDDAGYNDFGFQGSTDIKTPNLDKLAQQGVRFTQGYVTDATCGPSRAGLMTGKYQQKFGYGEINVPGYMSQSSKFLGDDMGLPLDQVTMADYLKKLGYTNAVYGKWHLGDADRFHPLKRGFDEFYGFRGGARSYFGYKNFKNVHHDNKMEHNFGHYEEPNGYATDVFTDKAISFIEKNKNNPFFIYLAFNAVHTPMEATPEDLKRFPNLKGKRQELAAMTWSLDRACGRVLDKLKKLGLDENTIIVFSNDNGGPTDKNSSINLPLSGTKSNHLEGGLRVPFLIKWPKKLKKDITYNYPVSTMDLLPTFYAAGGGNTADLKDVDGVNLLPFLTGKNNSRPHKDLFWKKETRAVYRENDYKLIRFADRPAELYDLSKDTSELNNLATKEPERLKRMFKKLFEWELTLERPLWMLKNDFEKYDTDRMDRYRTPELVKKEMFSEK is encoded by the coding sequence ATGTCAAAAATGAAACAGATTAATTTAATTAAGATATTATTCTTTATACTACTTCAATGTAGTTATGCACAAAAACAACCTAATATTGTTTTTCTTTTTGTGGATGATGCTGGCTACAATGACTTTGGTTTTCAAGGAAGTACAGATATAAAAACACCTAATTTAGATAAATTAGCACAACAAGGTGTTCGTTTTACACAGGGGTATGTAACCGATGCTACTTGTGGTCCCTCTAGAGCTGGACTTATGACAGGAAAGTATCAACAAAAATTTGGATATGGAGAAATTAACGTTCCTGGATATATGAGTCAAAGCTCTAAGTTTTTAGGAGATGATATGGGTTTACCTCTAGATCAAGTTACTATGGCAGACTATCTAAAAAAACTAGGATACACCAATGCGGTATATGGTAAATGGCACTTAGGAGACGCTGATAGATTTCACCCTTTAAAAAGAGGATTTGATGAATTTTATGGTTTTAGAGGTGGGGCACGTAGTTATTTTGGCTATAAAAACTTTAAAAATGTGCATCATGACAACAAGATGGAGCACAATTTTGGACATTATGAAGAACCAAATGGATATGCTACCGATGTATTTACAGACAAAGCAATATCATTTATAGAGAAAAACAAAAACAATCCTTTCTTTATTTATTTAGCTTTTAATGCTGTACACACTCCTATGGAGGCTACTCCAGAAGATTTAAAAAGATTCCCTAATTTAAAAGGAAAAAGACAAGAACTAGCAGCTATGACTTGGTCTTTAGATCGTGCTTGTGGAAGGGTATTAGACAAATTAAAAAAATTAGGACTAGATGAAAACACCATTATTGTTTTTTCTAATGACAATGGTGGACCTACAGACAAAAACTCCTCTATAAACCTACCCTTGAGTGGTACAAAATCAAATCATTTAGAAGGTGGTTTAAGAGTACCTTTTTTAATCAAATGGCCAAAAAAGTTAAAAAAAGACATTACTTACAATTACCCTGTGAGTACCATGGATTTATTACCAACTTTTTACGCTGCTGGTGGAGGAAACACAGCTGATTTAAAAGATGTAGACGGAGTAAACTTACTTCCTTTTTTAACCGGTAAAAACAATAGTAGACCTCATAAAGACTTATTCTGGAAAAAGGAAACTCGTGCTGTATATAGAGAAAATGACTATAAATTAATACGATTTGCAGACAGACCAGCTGAACTTTACGATTTGTCTAAAGATACTTCTGAGCTTAACAATTTAGCTACAAAAGAACCTGAACGTTTAAAACGTATGTTTAAAAAACTATTTGAATGGGAACTAACTCTTGAGCGACCATTATGGATGCTAAAAAATGATTTTGAAAAATACGATACGGATCGTATGGATAGATACAGAACACCAGAATTAGTAAAAAAAGAAATGTTTTCTGAAAAGTAA